The DNA window TGGATTAATGTCAGGCATAGCATTTTCCTCTGGAGTATCTCCCTTCATGGGGACTGATACTGAAGTGTTCTGTAGGAAATGGCGTGTCAACCACTCATTGGTTCTCATGGCTTTGCAGTGGAGGCAGGGCCTTTCCCTGATTTGGTAATTTCCCAGATTTCTTTGCCTTTGAGCTATCTTTCTCTTCTTAACAATGGTTGGGGATAGATGCTGCTCACTTTCACTCTCCTTCCATGAGGAGGCTCCTGAGTTAGATTCTTCACTGTCACACTCAGTAGTGTCACTGTCATGTTGGGTCTGATTCACCTGATGGAGTTGAGACTGGCGCCTGGCTCGTCTTTGTTCTAGATAGGCATTGACCAAGGCCACTTCTGAGTCCGTTACTGGGGAAAGTTgaccctgttttgtttttttcattgtttGAGAAAAGGCCCAGGAACCGTCTTTGTTTTGTCGCTTATAAGAATTTTCTTTGCTTGCTAACCAAGAAAATAAATGGACAAGTTAGAAACACTGTTGTTTACTTTAACTTCACATCATCCAGGGAAGCCTACTGCATGTGTGGGCTCACTCCTAAGGGTCAAATGTCAGGTCACTGCTTTCACCCAATCAACTGTGCTGCTGGCAGCTGGCTGCACTTAACAGTGCCATACCCTATGTTCCCAAGACCAGACGGCAATAGACAGATGCTTGATATGTCACTTTTGAAGTTTTGCAGACCCCAGAATATTAAGAACAAAGGGGAGAAAGTCTCCAAACTTTGTCAGAGAAGGACTTTTTCTCCCTTTGTCTCAAAGTCTCAAACATTCaagaatgtgtatgtatatgaggGTGATTTGAGTCGCAAAAACTAAGGCTCTTTTCTTTGTGCATTGGTATGCTGGCATTAGCTCAGACCAACTCACCAGAGTTGATAAATTTTCAGGAATTTCATGAGATGGTTACACATAGTCATCACTAAAAATCGTACAAACttacaattaaataaaaaatatccactaaaaatagtaataattacTTAATAACCATCATTTCCAAATTATCGTACTGTAGTTTATTATGCTGTGTGCTCTTGAAACTATTGATTAATGTCTGTTGTGTCTGGGTGTTGGAAACACCATGCTGGTAGCTTGAAACCAGCTTTGAGGGGTTACCCTGAAAATCAGCAAACACAAAAGACCAGGATTTGATGTATGGTTTTGTTGAATGTCTAAGACTAAGAAAGTGACAGAGAACATGTTACTAATGCAGACTGCAGTGCCATGCTGGCAGCCACTACATTATGACTAACTCCCTAAAATGAAACATTCTTCCAGTATTGTAAAGCTATTAGCCATTTCAGCAAAGAAACCCACTCACATCATAGACAACCAAGTTCCAACATAATATCTTTTTCACTTTCATTTGAGGAAAACAACATTCATGCTGGAACTATACCTGTTCATCAACTGCAGCCATGCTCAGGATGCAAGGGTCTGGCAAAAGTCAAGAAGAGGGCTGGGGGTAGTAGCACACCTTGTAATCTCAgaggctggggaagctgaggcaagaggatcatgagttcaaagccagcctcagcaacagcaaggcattaagcaacgcagtgagaccctgtctctaaataaaacacaaaataggctggggatgtagctcaatggttcagtgccc is part of the Callospermophilus lateralis isolate mCalLat2 chromosome 1, mCalLat2.hap1, whole genome shotgun sequence genome and encodes:
- the Ssmem1 gene encoding serine-rich single-pass membrane protein 1 yields the protein MGDLFSLFWEVDPPPIPLSFTIPNQDYECRKDDSCGAIGNFLLWYFAIISVLMFLSRASVWMSETKKDEDGGTSASVSKASKENSYKRQNKDGSWAFSQTMKKTKQGQLSPVTDSEVALVNAYLEQRRARRQSQLHQVNQTQHDSDTTECDSEESNSGASSWKESESEQHLSPTIVKKRKIAQRQRNLGNYQIRERPCLHCKAMRTNEWLTRHFLQNTSVSVPMKGDTPEENAMPDINPKFNKF